The genomic stretch GCTCGGCCTTGGCCCCGGAGCACGTCCAGGCAGGCGCCAACAGCTGCTTCGCCATCTTCCGGCTCAGGGCCAGCTTGCGGCCCGTCAGCTGCGACACCCCGTCCGCCGCCGTGGCCAGGGCCCGGAGCACCGCGGGGTGCACGCGCACCGTGCGGGGTGTGAGTCCCAGGGCTTGCGCCCCCATGTCCTGCACCTTCTCCAGGGACAGGGGTTCGCCGGGGCCCGCGCAGAAGAAGGCCTCACCAATCGCCGCGGGGTGGGTGGCTTGCAGCAAGAGGATGTCCACCACGTCCTCCACATCCACCATGGTCAGCGGGCGGGGGCCGCCGGACAGTTCCAGCCGGATGCCGCGCTGGGCCATCTTGAAGAAGGGGAGGTTCTCCCTGTCCCCGGGGCCCAGGATGCGCGGCGGCCGGGACACCGTGATGGGCAGCCGGTCTCCATAGGAGAAGGCGATGCGCTCGGCCTCCGCCTTGCTCTCCCCGTACCATTCGTGGGGGTGGAAGGCGTCTTCCTCCACGTGCGGCCGGGTGGGCGTGGACGGACCGCAGGCGGCCAGCGAACCCGTGAGCACCATCCGGGGGCGGTGGCCCGCGGCCACCATGGCCTCGCACAGGTGGCGGGTGCCCTCCGCGTTGACGCGCATGAAGTCGTCGCGTGTCGCGCCGCGGCGAGCGCCGGCGAGATGGAAGACGACGTCCTGCCCCGCCACCGCGGCGGCCAGTGTGGAGGGCGCCGTCACGTCGCCGTCCACCCGCGTACAGGTCACTCCCGCGAGCCCCGAGGCGTCTCCTCCCGGGCGCAACAGGCATGTGACGGTGTCTCCGCGCGCGGCCAGGGCCTTGGCCAGCCATGTTCCCAGGAAGCCGCCTGCACCAGTGATGAGGGCTCGCATGACGGGGTTTCATCCAAAAAAACACACCACGTCCGCAAGGAGAATCCGGCGGCTGCTTCGGTGCTGATCCACGCCGGTAAGGGGTTTCCCGAGGGCAGATATCGTTCCGGAGCCTGATTTTCGGGCTCCGGACGCGTTTCAAAGCGAAGGCGCGAGAGGGGGCCGAGCGCTCCGGAGGCTGATTCTCGGGCTCCAGCCGCGTTCGCAGAGGGGCGCTCAGAGGGAAAAACGCAGGAGAGGGCTGTTTTTCGGGCTTGGGCGTGCTACTTCTACGCCGCATCGGCTCTCGCTTCACATAAGCAAAGCCGTACAACGTCCCCTTCGGAGGGGAGGAGACTCAAGACGAATGGCCGCCAAGAAAGCTGCTGCGAAGAAGGCTCCCGCCGCGAAGAAGGCTCCCGCTGCGAAGAAGCGCACGCCGAACGCGTCGTTCATGAAGGAGATGACGCCGTCTGCCGCGCTCGCTGAGATCGTCGGCGCGAAGCCGCTGCCGCGCACGGAGGTTGTCAAGAAGCTCTGGGCCTACATCAAGAAGCAGGGCCTGCAGGACGCGAAGAACAAGCGGCAGATCAACGCCGACGACAAGCTCAAGCCCATCTTTGGTGGCAAGAAGAGCGTCACCATGTTCGAGATGACGGCGCTGGTGAACAAGCAGCTGAGCTGAGCATTGGCCGGGGTCTCCCGGTCGCCGTACTCGGGGCTCGCCGCGACAAGCGGCGGGCCCTTTGCATTTCCAGGGGTTGGCGTGTCGCCGCGGAGCGTTGGATAGAGGGCGGACGCGTTTCTGCGTGCTGGCGGTCGGCGCGCGGGCGGCCTACCTCTGGGCCACATGTTGCTCGACGCCTTGGAAGAAGAGGGGTCCGCCTCGAATGGGGCGGGTGGCGCCACGATGACGGCGGAGGCCCTGGCCGAAGGGCTCTATGCACGCGTCCAGGCCGAGCTGGATGCGCGTCCGCACACGCCCCTGTCCACGTACCGAGTGCAGTTCCACAAGGGCTTCACCTTCGAGGACGCGCGGCAGGTGGTGCCGTACCTGGCCCGCCTGGGGGTGAGTGACCTTTACGCCTCGCCCTATCTGAAGGCCACGCCCGGAAGCACGCACGGCTACGACTGCGTGGACCACCAACAGTTGAATCCCGAAGTCGGGACGCCCGAATCGCACGCGGCGCTCTGCGCGGCGCTGCGTGAGCAGGGCATGGGGCAGGTATTGGACGTGGTGCCCAACCACATGGGCATCGAGCGGGACAACCGCCTGTGGTTCGACGTGCTGGAGAACGGCCCGTCCTCCGTCTACGCGAAGTTCTTCGACATCGACTGGTCGCCGGTGAAGGAGGAGCTGCGGGACAGGGTGTTGCTGCCGATTCTGGGGGACCAGTACGGCATCGTCCTGGAGCGAGGGGAGCTGAAGCTGTCCTTCCGCGACGGCGCCTTCTTCCTCCATTACTACGACCACCTGCTGCCGGTGGCGCCGCGTCAGTACTCCCGCATCCTCCGCCATGGTCTGGAGCGGCTGGAGTCGCGGCTGGGGGGGGAGCACCCCGGCATGTTGGAGTTCCTGTCCATCCTCACCGCCATCGACTACCTGCCCTCGCGCACGGAGGTGGAGCGGCCGAAGGTGGTGGAGCGCCACCGGGAGAAGGAGGTCATCAAGCGCAGGCTGGCCGCGGTGACGGCGGAGTTCCCGGAGATGCTGGCCTACATCGAGGACAACGTCCGCGTCTTCAATGGCGAGCAGGGCAACCCGCGCTCATACGACCTGCTGGACTCGGTGCTGGCGGCGTGCAGCTACCGGTTGGCGCACTGGCGGGTGGCGGGCGAGGAAATCAATTACCGGCGCTTCTTCGACATCAACGGCCTGGCCGCGCTGCGCGAGGAGGACCCGGACGTCTTCCAGGAGGCGCACGCGCTCATCTTCCGCTGGCTGCGCGAGGGGCTCGTCACGGGGCTGCGCATCGACCACCCGGACGGCCTCTTCGACCCGACCGCCTACTTCCTGGACCTGCAGGAGGCGTACTTCGTGGAGCGGGCCCACGCGCTGTTCCTCCAGACGCATGCGGAGGATGACACGCGCTGGCCGGCGGTGGAGTCCACGCTGCGCGAGCGCTGGCGCGCGGAGGTGACGCAGCAGCCGAACAGCCGGCTGCGCAAGGCGTTGTACGTGGTGGTGGAGAAGATTCAGGGCGGCCGCGAGCGCATGCCCGAATCCTGGGCCGTGCACGGCACCACGGGCTACCGCTACGCCAACGCGGTGAGCGGCCTGTTCGTCCAGCCGGACGCGGAGAAGGCGCTGACGGAGACGTACGAGCGCTTCGTGGGAGGGCAGGCGGACTTCGCCGAGCTCGTCTACCAGAAGAAGCTGCTCATCATGCGCGTGTCCATGGCCAGCGAAATCAACGTGTTGGCACACGCGCTCAACCGCATCTCGGAGATGAACCGGCGCACGCGTGACTTCACGCTCAACTCGCTGCGGCGGGCGCTGGTGGAGTTCATCGCCCTGTTCCCCGTGTACCGCACCTATGTGGATGGCTGGCGCCCGGAGCTGGATGGGCGTGACGTGCAGTACATCGAGTGGACCATCCAGCGCGCCAAGGCGCGCAACGCCACCACCAACGCGTCCATCTTCGACTTCCTTCGCGACGTCCTCCTGCGCCGCTACCCGGAGCACACCGACGCGCGCGAGCGGGCGGACATGCTGCGCTTCGCCATGAAGCTGCAGCAGGTGACGGGGCCCGTCATGGCCAAGGGGCTGGAGGACACCGTCTTCTACATCTACAACCGGCTGGTGAGCCTCAACGAGGTGGGCGGCGAACCGGAGCGCTTCGGCGTCCACGCCAACACCTTCCACCTGCGCAACCAGGAGCGCGCGGAGCGGTGGCCGGCCAGCCAGCTCACCTCCAGCACCCATGACACCAAGCGCAGCGAGGACGTGCGCGCGCGCGTCAACGTGCTGACCGAGGTGCCGGAGGAGTGGCGCAAGCGGGTGAAGAAGTGGGCCCGCCAGACGGAGAAGGCGGTATCCCAACTGCCGTCCGGCCCGGCGCCCACGGCCAATGACACGTATCTCTTCTTCCAGACTGTGGTGGGGGCGTGGCCCATGGGCGACTCCCACTCCGAGGAGGAGATGGCGGACTTCCAGCGTCGGGTGCGCGAGTACATGGGCAAGGCCATCAAGGAGGCCAAGGTCCGCACCTCGTGGACCAACCCCGACAGCGCCTATGACGACGCGGTGGCGCGCTACGTGGACGCTTGCTTCGACTCGAAGGGGGCGGGCTCCTTCCTGGCGGACGCGCGGGACTTCAAGCGCTCCATCGAGCGCGCGGGCCAGTACAACGCACTGGGGCAACTGCTGCTGAAGATGGCCTCGCCCGGCGTAGTGGACACCTACCAGGGCTGCGAGCTGTGGGACTTGTCGCTGGTGGACCCGGACAACCGGCGCCCGGTGGACTTCGCGCTGCGCGCGCGGCTGCTGGAGGCGCTGGACGCCGAGGCGGAGAAGGACCGTGCCGCGCTGAGCGCACGGCTGGCGGCGAACCTCGAGGACGGGCAGGTGAAGCTCTACGTCCTGGCGGAGTCCTTGCGGCTGCGTCAGCGGCAGGCAGCCCTCTTCCGGGGGGGCGGCTACCGGGCGCTCGAGCTGACCGGCGCCCGGGCGAAAGCGGCGGTGGCCTTCGCCCGCGAGCACGGCGACACAGTGGTGGTGGCCTGCGCGCCGCGTTACACCCTGTCCGCCCTGCAGGCCCCCGAAGGGCTGGCGGGCGCTTACGGCAGCACGTTCCTGGACCTTCCGGAGGCATATGCGGGCATGATGTTCCGCGATGTGTTCACCGGACGTCAGGTGCGGCCCGAGCGTGGACCGGGTGGCGCGATGTTGCCCCTGGGGCCGCTCCTGGCGGAGTTTCCGGTGATTCTGCTGGAGAGGAGCGCCGGATGAGGAGGGCCGAGGTGCTTCCAGGGAAGCCGTATCCCCTGGGCGCCACGTTCGATGGGCACGGCGTCAACTTCGCCGTTTTCAGCGAGCACGCGAAGAAGGTCGAAGTCTGTCTCTTCGACCCGGAGGACCCCGCGAAGGAGACGCGCCGCTTTCCCTTGCTGGAGATGACGCACCAGGTGTGGCACGGCTACGTGCCTGACCTGGCCGCGGGCACCCTCTACGGGCTGCGCGTGCACGGGCCCTACGAGCCGAAGAAGGGGCTGCGCTTCAACCCCCACAAGCTGCTGGTGGACCCGTACGCCCGGGCCATCCACGGCCAGGTGGACTACCAGGCCCCCATCTATGCCTATACGCCGGGCACCAAGGAGGACGACCTCGCGTTCGACAC from Myxococcus xanthus encodes the following:
- the treY gene encoding malto-oligosyltrehalose synthase, which encodes MLLDALEEEGSASNGAGGATMTAEALAEGLYARVQAELDARPHTPLSTYRVQFHKGFTFEDARQVVPYLARLGVSDLYASPYLKATPGSTHGYDCVDHQQLNPEVGTPESHAALCAALREQGMGQVLDVVPNHMGIERDNRLWFDVLENGPSSVYAKFFDIDWSPVKEELRDRVLLPILGDQYGIVLERGELKLSFRDGAFFLHYYDHLLPVAPRQYSRILRHGLERLESRLGGEHPGMLEFLSILTAIDYLPSRTEVERPKVVERHREKEVIKRRLAAVTAEFPEMLAYIEDNVRVFNGEQGNPRSYDLLDSVLAACSYRLAHWRVAGEEINYRRFFDINGLAALREEDPDVFQEAHALIFRWLREGLVTGLRIDHPDGLFDPTAYFLDLQEAYFVERAHALFLQTHAEDDTRWPAVESTLRERWRAEVTQQPNSRLRKALYVVVEKIQGGRERMPESWAVHGTTGYRYANAVSGLFVQPDAEKALTETYERFVGGQADFAELVYQKKLLIMRVSMASEINVLAHALNRISEMNRRTRDFTLNSLRRALVEFIALFPVYRTYVDGWRPELDGRDVQYIEWTIQRAKARNATTNASIFDFLRDVLLRRYPEHTDARERADMLRFAMKLQQVTGPVMAKGLEDTVFYIYNRLVSLNEVGGEPERFGVHANTFHLRNQERAERWPASQLTSSTHDTKRSEDVRARVNVLTEVPEEWRKRVKKWARQTEKAVSQLPSGPAPTANDTYLFFQTVVGAWPMGDSHSEEEMADFQRRVREYMGKAIKEAKVRTSWTNPDSAYDDAVARYVDACFDSKGAGSFLADARDFKRSIERAGQYNALGQLLLKMASPGVVDTYQGCELWDLSLVDPDNRRPVDFALRARLLEALDAEAEKDRAALSARLAANLEDGQVKLYVLAESLRLRQRQAALFRGGGYRALELTGARAKAAVAFAREHGDTVVVACAPRYTLSALQAPEGLAGAYGSTFLDLPEAYAGMMFRDVFTGRQVRPERGPGGAMLPLGPLLAEFPVILLERSAG
- a CDS encoding NAD-dependent epimerase/dehydratase family protein, which produces MRALITGAGGFLGTWLAKALAARGDTVTCLLRPGGDASGLAGVTCTRVDGDVTAPSTLAAAVAGQDVVFHLAGARRGATRDDFMRVNAEGTRHLCEAMVAAGHRPRMVLTGSLAACGPSTPTRPHVEEDAFHPHEWYGESKAEAERIAFSYGDRLPITVSRPPRILGPGDRENLPFFKMAQRGIRLELSGGPRPLTMVDVEDVVDILLLQATHPAAIGEAFFCAGPGEPLSLEKVQDMGAQALGLTPRTVRVHPAVLRALATAADGVSQLTGRKLALSRKMAKQLLAPAWTCSGAKAERLLGFHPRRDLADSIRRSVRWYQEQGWL
- a CDS encoding SWIB/MDM2 domain-containing protein; this translates as MAAKKAAAKKAPAAKKAPAAKKRTPNASFMKEMTPSAALAEIVGAKPLPRTEVVKKLWAYIKKQGLQDAKNKRQINADDKLKPIFGGKKSVTMFEMTALVNKQLS